In a genomic window of Magnolia sinica isolate HGM2019 chromosome 14, MsV1, whole genome shotgun sequence:
- the LOC131225023 gene encoding alpha carbonic anhydrase 7-like, with amino-acid sequence MENPSTPIIIFCVFLFLLIFHSAPTTSQEVEDERDFDYVKGSGKWPENWGDIHEEWAMCKNGDMQSPIDLLHERVQVVSHLRRLKRRYKPSNATLKNRGHDIMLKWVNGAGSIHVNGTEYVLRQCHWHSPSEHTINGKSYDLEVHMVHESSNGQVAVVGIMYKIGRPDSFLLELMEHIRSIADIHEMERDVGVVNPRHLKMGSRKYYRYLGSLTTPPCKQDVIWTMFKKVRTVSREQVKLLRMAVNDNAEMNARPSQPINEREIHFYTPRHSDVDGVRP; translated from the exons ATGGAAAACCCAAGCACACCTATCATcatattttgtgttttcctttttctacTTATCTTTCATTCAGCCCCAACAACATCACAAGAAGTTG AGGATGAGAGGGATTTTGATTATGTGAAAGGGAGTGGTAAGTGGCCTGAAAATTGGGGAGATATACATGAGGAATGGGCAATGTGTAAGAATGGAGATATGCAGTCTCCAATTGATTTGTTGCATGAAAGAGTGCAAGTAGTGTCCCATTTAAGGAGATTAAAAAGGCGTTACAAGCCATCCAATGCGACACTCAAGAATAGAGGACATGATATAATG TTGAAATGGGTTAATGGGGCAGGATCAATTCATGTTAATGGAACTGAATATGTACTACGACAGTGCCACTGGCACTCTCCTTCAGAGCACACCATAAATGGCAAGAG CTATGATCTAGAGGTGCACATGGTTCATGAGAGCTCCAACGGACAAGTAGCCGTGGTTGGAATCATGTACAAAATTGGACGACCGGACTCATTTCTCTTAGAG CTGATGGAACATATAAGATCTATTGCTGATATTCATGAAATGGAGAGAGATGTGGGAGTGGTTAACCCAAGGCATTTAAAGATGGGAAGTAGGAAATATTATAGGTACCTGGGATCTCTCACTACCCCTCCTTGCAAACAAGATGTAATCTGGACAATGTTTAAAAAG GTGAGGACTGTTTCGAGAGAGCAAGTGAAATTACTAAGGATGGCTGTTAACGAT AATGCAGAGATGAATGCAAGACCATCACAACCAATTAACGAACGGGAAATTCACTTCTACACTCCAAGGCATAGCGATGTGGATGGCGTGCGACCATGA